Sequence from the Streptomyces mobaraensis NBRC 13819 = DSM 40847 genome:
GCCGACCGCGCCCGGGCCGCGCGGTTCACCTACCTCGACGCGCGCCGGACCTTCGCCGGGCACGGCGCCTGCTCCGGCGCGCCGTGGATCAACCCGGCGGGACCGCTGTTCTGGGAGTCGTACCACCCCAACGCGGAAGGCCAGCGCGGGTACTTCAGGCTCCTGTCGCGCGGGATCTGAACGGGTGCGGTCGGACTGAGCGAGTGTGGTCGGGCTGAACGGGTGCGGTCGGGCCGGACGGGTGCGGTCGGGTCACGGCCGCCGCGGTTTCGAGGCGACGACGATCGCGTAGCCCAGCTCGGGCGTGACCGTGAGCCGGTCCATCGCGTCGAGCAGGGTCCGGCGCTCCTCGCGTTCCTCCGGAGGGACGTCCGTGCCGTCCGCCCGGATGGCCGCGCAGAGGGCGCGGAGGGTCTGCGGAACGCTGTGCTCCGAGACGTCCGTGACGCTCTCGACGGCCAGTCCCGCGTCGGCGAGCAGCGCCGGGTAGTCGGCGAGCGGGAGGATCGCGGCGATCCGGTTGAGGGCGCAGAAGGTGTCGAGGGCCGGGCGGCTCGCGGCCGGCAGGGGCGCGCGTTCGACGACGTTGGCGATGGCGAGCCGGGCGCCCGGGCGCAGCGCGTCATGGATCCGGCGCAGGACGTGCCGGGGGTCGGGCATGTGGAGGAGGGATTCGAAGAGCCACGCTCCGTCGAAGGAATCGGCGGGGA
This genomic interval carries:
- a CDS encoding SAM-dependent methyltransferase, yielding MISGFRDVTPQAIAELYDRYSERTAALLGGSIHFGHWPDPAESAPAASVATASARMTRLMTDALGVGPGDRVLDAGCGTGRPALQLARTTGATVTGITLSGEQVRLASAAAAAEGLSDRVSFRLADVAEARFPADSFDGAWLFESLLHMPDPRHVLRRIHDALRPGARLAIANVVERAPLPAASRPALDTFCALNRIAAILPLADYPALLADAGLAVESVTDVSEHSVPQTLRALCAAIRADGTDVPPEEREERRTLLDAMDRLTVTPELGYAIVVASKPRRP